A single genomic interval of Kwoniella newhampshirensis strain CBS 13917 chromosome 12, whole genome shotgun sequence harbors:
- a CDS encoding superoxide dismutase [Cu-Zn] — MVKAVAVLKGDSSVQGVITFTQESENSPVTVSGDIKNLAANAERGFHIHEFGDNTNGCTSAGPHFNPHGKNHGGPTSAERHVGDLGNVKTDGSGSASVSITDKSISLFGPYSIIGRSAVVHEGTDDFGTGGHPDSLKTGNAGGRAACGVM; from the exons ATGGTCAAG GCTGTAGCTGTTCTCAAGGGTGACTCTTCCGTCCAGGGTGTCATCACTTTCACTCAGGAGTCTGAGAACTCCCCCGTCACTGTCTCTGGTGAC ATCAAGAACCTCGCCGCCAACGCCGAGCGAGGTTTCCACATCCACGAGTTCGGAGATAACACCAACGGATGTACTTCTGCCGGTCCCCACTTCAACCCTCATGGCAAGAACCACGGTGGACCCACCTCTGCCGAGAGGCACGTTGGTGATCTCG GTAACGTCAAGACCGACGGTTCCGGTAGCGCCTCAGTGAGCATCACCG ACAagtccatctccctcttcggCCCTTACTCCATCATCGGCCGATCTGCTGTCGTCCACGAGGGCACCGATGACTTCGGTACCGGTGGTCACCCCGACTCGCTCAAGACCGGTAACGCTGGTGGCCGAGCTGCTTGCGGTgtcatgtga
- a CDS encoding ATP phosphoribosyltransferase yields the protein MSNQVDTPSSSTILTPPSTAVAPGGDRSTKSSFGAESAMSLLVESLKDRLLFAVPKKGRLMEKTLELLAGADIKYNRAHRLDVALVQNHPIALVFLPAADIPRFVALGSVALGITGQDVIAESTHGDQISELLPLGFGKCKLQVQVPVTGPIQTLEGLSGGTIATSFDVLARELFSGENGLDKKVMEGKKTRVEHVGGSVEAACALGMADGIVDLVESGDTMRAAGLHAIHTIMSSEAVLITSKTPHPTLTPELSPLIPLIKSRFAGVLAAKRYVYASYNITRDNLPTALTITPGRRAATVSPLDEEGWVAVSVMVERKEVAKVMDELERTGAEDILIFSLDNCRVGV from the exons ATGTCAAACCAAGTCGACaccccatcttcatcgaccaTCCTCACACCTCCATCTACCGCCGTCGCTCCAGGCGGAGACAGATCCACCAAATCTTCTTTCGGAGCTGAATCAGCCAtgtccctcctcgtcgagtCGCTCAAGGACCGACTGTTGTTCGCGGTGCCTAAGAAGGGGAGATTGATGGAGAAGACGTTGGAATTGTTGGCCGGAGCAGATATCAAGTACAATAGGGCTCACAGGTTGGATGTCGCTTTGGTCCAAAATCACCCAATTGCTCT CGTCTTCTTGCCAGCCGCCGACATCCCTCGATTCGTAGCACTCGGTTCCGTCGCATTGGGAATCACTGGCCAAGATGTCATCGCCGAATCCACTCACGGCGACCAGATCTCCGAACTCCTCCCTCTCGGTTTCGGAAAATGTAAACTCCAAGTACAAGTCCCCGTCACTGGACCTATTCAGACTCTCGAAGGTCTGAGCGGAGGCACGATCGCCACTTCGTTCGATGTTCTTGCGCGGGAGCTGTTCAGCGGGGAGAATGGATTGGACAAGAAGGTCatggaggggaagaagactAGGGTGGAACATGTTGGAGGAAGTGTTGAGGCTGCTTGTGCTTTGGGTATGGCTGACGGTATCGTTGATTTGGTTG AATCTGGCGACACCATGCGAGCTGCCGGTCTTCACGCTATCCACACCATCATGTCTTCCGAAGCTGTCCTAATCACTTCCAAAACCCCCCACCCCACACTGACTCCTGAACTCTCGCCCTTGATCCCATTGATCAAATCACGATTCGCCGGTGTCCTCGCTGCCAAGCGATACGTTTACGCCTCTTACAATATCACGCGAGACAACCTTCCTACTGCTCTGACGATCACACCCGGTAGACGTGCTGCGACTGTCAGTCCtcttgatgaagagggTTGGGTGGCTGTCAGCGTCATGGtggaaaggaaagaggtcgCAAAGGTCATGGATGAGTTGGAGAGGACCGGCGCGGAAgacatcctcatcttcagtTTGGACAATTGTCGTGTAGGTGTTTAG